DNA sequence from the Sinomonas terrae genome:
GAAGGGCACCCGCACCCGTGAAGAGAGGAACAGCGTGCCATCCCCGAGCCGATCCCAAAACGGCGAGCGCCGAGCCCTCACGGGCATGGTCCTCACCGTCCTGGTCCTTCACCTAGCTGGATGGGGAATCTTCGGAGCTCTCGTGCTGCCCGCGGCGGTCGCCGAGGGTGGGGACGCTCCGACACTCCTCGGGCTCGCAGTGAGCGCTTACGCCTTGGGCATCCGGCACGCGTTCGACGCCGACCACATCGCAGCGATCGAGAACGCCACCCGGCGTCTCATCGCAGTGAATCGACGGCCGATCTCGCTCGGGTTCTGGTTCGCGCTCGGCCATTCGACCGTCGTCGTCGGTGCGGTGGGACTCGTCTTGGCGGGGTTCAGCGCGTTCTCGATGAGCCTTGCGAACGAAGGCTCGCTCCTGCGCCAGTCCGCCTCCCTGTGGGGTTCGGGCGATCTCGGGCCTCTTCCTGCTCCTCGCGGGGGCGTGGAACCTCCCGTCGCTGAAAGGGATGGGGTCATGGCTGCGGAGGGCTCGCGGTGGCTCGATGGACGCGGGCGAATTGGAGCGCCATCTCAACTCCCGCGGATTCCTCCTACGGGCCTTTGGCCCTCTCGCCCGCCTGGTCGACGCTCCATGGAAGATGTACCCGGCCGGCTACCGCAAAGCGACCTACAACTTCGCCGTCACGGCATGGGGCTCGTCGCCGCGCTCGGGGTCTTCGGCCTCTACGCCCTCACAACCCGAACTACGCCAGGGAGAGGAACATCTTCTCGAGTTGCTTCCGGTCCACTTCGTCGTTTCCCGCTCGGAAGCACTCCTCGAGTCCAGAGGAGATAATCGCGAAGCCCGCGCGGTCCACCGCTTTGGACACGGCGGCGAGCTGCATGACCACGGCGCTGCAGTCCTTGCCCTCCTCGATCATCCTGACCACGCCCGCAAGCTGCCCCTGCGCGCGCCGCAGACGGTTCAGCACGGGCGTCATGTCCTCAGGCTTCAGCTCGACCACGACAACTCCTCATTAGGTTCACCGCCCTTCCGGGCGACATTCGATTCTACCCCTGGGGGTATCAACCGCCACCAGAGAAAGGTTCTTCCCATGGCTCTAACCGTCGATCCCACGGCCCTCATGGACTGGGTCGCACGTCACGACGATCTCATGATTGTGGACGTCCGCGGCGGAGCTGAATTCGACTCCCTCCACATCAAGAGCTCGTACCACGCGCATCGCGGCCTGCAGCAGTTGGGGGAAGCCCGGTGATCCTTCCCGCACTGGCATTCGGCGTCGTCGTCGGCGGCCTCCTCGGGCTCGTCGGCGGTGGCGGGTCGATCCTCGCTGTGCCCGCACTCGTCTACGGGGTGGGCGTGCCTCTCGCGGCCGCCATCCCGGGTTCGCTCGTCGTCGTCGGCGCCTCCTCCGCCGTCGCCGTGCTGCCCAGGATCCGCCGTGGGGTCAATTGGCGGCTCGCGCTCCTCATCGGGGCCGCGGGCACGGTGACGGCCTACCTCGGTGCCGCGTTCAACCGGATGCTGGACCAGAAAGTCCTCCTGTTCGCGTTCGCCGCCATCATGGTCGTGGCGGGCGTCCGGATGCTGCGCCGCACGGAAGCTGTCGGCGGAGCCTGCGCGCTCCCGGGCGGCGGGGTGAACTGGCGGAGCTGTCTCCCCAAGGCCGTCCTGACCGGGGCGGCCGTCGGGTTCCTCACGGGGCTCCTTGGAGTCGGCGGCGGCTTCCTCATCGTCCCTGCCCTCACCCTCGTGCTGGGATTGCCCATGGCGATGACCGTCGGGACATCGCTGGCCATCATCGTCATCAACTCGCTCGCAGGCCTCTCCGCCCACCTCGGCGGAATGCACCTTGATTGGACAGTCATCGGGGCCTTCGCCATCGCTGCCATGGCGGCCTCGCTCGTCGCGGGAGGCTTCTCCCGGAAAGTGCCCGAGCATTTCCTCAAACGCGGCTTCGCGGGGCTTGTCCTCGTCGTGGCCGTTTATGTGGCCATCGAAGCCACCACTCGATAACCCAAGAAGAAAAACTAGACGAAGGAGAACAGAATGTGCCGTCAGATCACGTGCAAGAAGTGCGGAAAGACGACCTGGGCTGGCTGTGGACAGCATGTACAGCAGGTCATGCGGGGCGTGCCGAATGCGGAGCGCTGCCAAGGCCACGACGAGGAGCCGAGTTCGCTCGGGACCTTCTTCTCGCGGATCCTCGGACGCTGATTCCGCTTCTGACCGGCGGAAACTGTGGCCGAGCGGCGGAACTGCGGCCGGCCAACCGGCGTGACTGCAGCAGACCGGCGGAACCGTGGCCGACCGGCGGAACTCCATCGGCGAAGGGGGTCGGCCGCAAAAGAGGGGGTTCCGACCGGCGTGGCTCCGGCTTACCGGCGGAAGGGCGGGAACCCGGCGGAACTGGGGCGACAACCCGGCGGAACTGGGGCCGACCGGCGTGGCTCCGGCGGAACCGGGGACAGCAATCGGCGGAAGCGTGGCGGACCGGCGGAACTGCTTCGGCGTTAGCGTGTGATCTCTGAATAGGCGCTGGCTGGCGACTGAGCTAGTTACTCGTTGAGCGGGGCGAACTGTATTTGCTTTGCCAGCGCGTACGCGGCCGGAAGATCGCTTTCGCTTGCTACGAATACGCGGCCGATGACGAGCACGGAATCGCTTGGCGAAGGAATCGCGGCCATGCCATTCGGCACGCGTCCCTTCCACCGCGGGCCACTGAGGACGAAGTCGCCGGCCTTGGTTCCCGTGGTGCGTTTGCCGACATAGGCGAAATTGGCGCTGTCTGACGGGCTCGTGAACTGCACGCTGTAGTACCTGCCCGCAGTGTCAGGCACATGCAGGATTTGCGGCCCCTTGCTCAAGTCGAGCCAACCTGCGATGTACAGCAGATCGCTGGTCCCGGTTGCCAAGAGGCTTCCCACCGAGGCCGAAGGAGAAGAGGTAGTGGGAGCGGCGTAGAGGGTATTGACTGGGATCGGACCCCCTCCGATACCGTTCTTCAAAATGGCCCTCTTGTAACCGCTCACCGTCATGCGCGGCCAGAAGTAGATGAAAGCGGGTGCGCCGAGCACCCACACGATGACAGCCGCGACACCCAGTGGAACAATCTGACTCCAACCTTGAGAGGCGCGCTGGTAGACGACCCAGGCGAAGATCACGAGTATGACCGCCGTCAGGGGGTACGCGTATTTCAAGATGAGGCGGTTCATATCATGGCACCCTTGCGACTTGGGGCACGTGATAGCTGCCTTCGAGAATTTCCGTCCCGGGAAGGTACGCACGCAGAATCAGCTTGAACTTCCCGGACGGAATCGGAAGCCAATTCTGCTCACGTCCAATCGGGGCACTCCTCTGAAGGTGGATATCCACCGAGCCATCGGCGTTCTTCGCAAGATTTGAACGATCGTCGATGCTGGAGCGGCCGATGGGATTCTGCACCATGTAGCCCACCACATCGGTGACGGTAAGCGACCAGAACGCGTCATTGGGCGGGAACTGTCCAGCCGGAACATGCAGGACGTATTCATTCCTGCCGCTGAGGGTCTTCCCCGAGCCGTCTACGGTTGTCGTCCAGTACGCGGCCTCTTCAAACGCATTGACGGCGGGCAGCGCCTTGGCGCACGCGGCTCGCACCAGGACGCCATTGCCGGGTTGCCCGCATAGAGGGATCGCTTTCCAGCCATTGACCGTCGTTGTTATCGTCCTGGCGGTCGTGTTCAGGATGACGACCGCCGTCAGGAACGCAAGCGTGGCGCCGATGATGACCCCTTGGACGACGCCGGAATGCACCACCCACCCGAGGAAACCTCCCATGCCCGCACAGTAGCGCGGCGCCTCAGCGGAGCGTGAGGACCTGCGTGCTCCCCTTGACCGTGAACCAGGCCCCTTGACCGTGAACCAGGTCACGCGTAGCCTCGAGAATGCCAATTATCCTATAGGAAATAGGAGGAATCGTGGCCGAAGCTGTCCGCGAGACCGTTGGGCGAAAGCGCTGGACGCGCCTGATCCCGGTGGCCATCATCGTCTACATCATCTCGTTCATGGACCGGACCAACATCGGGTTCGCCCTGAACGGGCTCCAGAAGGACCTCGGCATCGACGCTGCGCAGCAGGGCCTTGCCGCAGGGATCTTCTTCATCGGCTACCTGACCCTGCAGATCCCGGGAGGCCATCTGGCCGAACGCTGGAGCGCGAAGAAATTCGTCGGGATCATGGTCCTGGTCTGGGGCCTGCTGGCCGTGGCCACCGGCTTCGTCCAGAACTTCGCCGAACTCCTCGCCGTGCGCTTCCTGCTCGGCGTCGCCGAGGCCGGCATCTGGCCCGCCATCCTGGTCCTGATCAGCCACTGGTTCCCCGCAGCCGAACGCGCCCGGGCCTACGCCTTCTGGATGATGAACATCGCCATCTCCTCCATCATCACCGCCCCGCTCTCGGGCTGGATCATCTCGTTCTCGGACTGGCGCTGGCTGTTCATCATCGAAGGCCTCTTCCCGTTCGTGATCGCCGCCCCCATCTGGTGGATCTTCATCTCCGACCGCCCCCGCGACGCCAAGTGGGTCACCCCCGAAGAGCGCGCGTACATCGAGCAGGGGCTCGCAGCCGACGAGGCCAGCACCCCCCACCGGGAGCACGTGGGCATCAGGCACGTCTTCTCCAACGGCGCGGTCTGGCGCCTGACCCTGGTCTACTTCCTGATCCAGATCGGGTTCTACGGCCTGAACATCTGGCTGCCCAAGGTCGTCAAGACGATCACCTCCGGATCCTCCCTCGAGGTCGGCTTCGTCACCGCCATCCCGTACGTGCTGGCCATGTTCGCCCTCTGGTACAACGCCAAGGCAGCCGACAGGTCCGGACGCTACTCCACCCACGTGCTGCTCTCCATGGCCGTCGGCGCCGTCGCCCTGGTCATCTCCGTCGCCACCGGGAGCTCCATACCGTTCCTCGCCGTGGTCTTCATCAGCATCGCGGTCGCAGGAGCACTGGCCTACGACGGACCCTTCTGGGCCGCCGCCTCCCGCGCCATGCCCGTCGTCGTCGCCGGAAGCGCGATGGGCCTGATCAACGCCGTCGGCAACCTCGGCGGCTTCGTCGGACCCTACGTCGGCGGCTTCCTCCAGGACGCCTCCGGAGGAAGCTTCCTGGCCGCCTCGGTCTTCCTCGCCATCTGCCTCCTCGCCGCCGGGCTCGTCATGCTCACCCTCAGGCGAAGCGGCGACCGACCCGTAGCCAAAGCCTCCGCAGACGCAACCGGCCGGGGACATTCATCCCCCTGAATCCCAAGGCATCCGAACCATCTGGAGGTTCTCGAGACCACCAATCCAAGTGCGGGTCTGACTGTCATCGGGCAGGTAGGCCCGCACTTGGTCTGTCGCAGGTGACGGGCCGGCGGGGGCCCGGTGCGCCGGAAGCGCCTATCCCTCCCTCGACAACTGCCGCGCGCGGTGCACCGAAGGCGCGGAGCGTGCGGTTCGAGAGCGAATCACCGATCCGGTGAGGACGAACAGCGCCAGAGCGATGACCATCCCGCTGTAGCCGATGGCTGTGGCGGTAAGACCGATCCCCTGCGCGAGTGCGCCGGCCGCGACGGCCGGGACGCTGTTGGCCAGATAGCTGACCACGTAGATCGCCGATAGCAGTCCAGCCCGCTCGTGCGGGGCGGCCTGTGGTATCAGCATCCTCAGGACGGCGAGAAAGCCCGCACCGAAGCCGACGCCGGCGAGCACCGTGGCGCCGAAATAGAGACCTGCGGACCTGAGCGCCAGCGCCACGATCGTACCGCCCACGCCAGCCACCAGAGTGCCCATGCCGAGGGCGAGGACCGTGGTTGGACGGGCCGACCCCAGCATCAAGGTGACAGCACCGCCAGTGCCGGTCAGAGCCGCGACGACGAGCCCCGTGAGAACGACTGCGTGCGGTCCTGCCAGGGACCGGACGAGGCTGGGACCCAGGGAAAGGATCAGGCCGCCCAGCGACCAGGTCGCGACCGCGGCAGGAAGCAGCCACAGGGCGCTCCGACGGGTGGCCCGGGGGAAGCGGACTCTCGGCATCAGCGAGCCCAGAGCTCCCGGCTCACGAGACGTCGTCTCCGGGCCCAACGCGGTGGCAATCAGCTGCAGGACCAGCAGAACGCCCAACACAATGTAGACCAACTGGATGGAGCCCGGAGCCGCCGCGACCAACAGGCTGGAGCCTACCGCGCCGAGGGCCAATCCCACGCCCGGGCCGGCTCCGTTGAAAACCGTTCCAAGGCCAGGACGTACCGCCTGCTCCAGATCGATGAGGTAGGCCCCCAAGGTCCCGATTGCCGCCCCGGTGGCGATGCCCTGCAACAGTCTCGCGAGGATCAGGGCCCACGCACTGCCGGCGCCGATGAACACCAGCATCGCGATAGCTTCCAGAGCGAGGGCGGCGAGCAGGACGGGACGGCGGCCCAAATGATCCGAGAGCGATCCCACGACGAGCAGGGCCGCGAGCAGGGCCAGCACGTAGGCGGCGAAGATGACGGTCAGCACGACCGGGGGAAAGCCCCACATCCCCTGGTAGACGGGGTATAGGGGGCTGGGAGCGCTGGAGGCCGCCATCAGAACCACCAACACTGAGGCCTGCACCCAGAACGCGGCACGTTCGGACAGCAGCGGACGAGAGCGTCGACGCAGGGACGACATAGAGACCTTTCACTCACGGAAAACGCGAATATTTCGCGTTCGAGAGTAGCCCATCAAGGGATCAAAACGCAAAAGATTCGCTTTTTCGGTATCCTTGTGATGTGCCCATCGCCGATCCCCGTCCCGGCGGCCGCGCTGCTCGAGTCCAGCAGGCCGTGCACGACGCCGTGCGCGCCCTGCAGGCAGATCAAGACAATGACTTCATCACAGTGCCCAAGATTGCCGCGTTGGCCGGAGTGGCACCGTCAACGATCTATCGCCGCTGGGGAGACCTCGGGGGCCTGTTTGCAGATGTGGCGGTTGCTCGGCTGCGGCCAGATGGCCCTCCGGACACTGGATCGGTTTTCGACGACCTGACGGCCTGGGCCGAGCAGTACATCGAGGAATCCGCTTCCCCCACTGGGCGGAAGTTCATGTGCGACATGGTCTCCGGCGGGGCCGATCGCGCCAGCGCCATCCGCGGAGGCGAATATGCGCGCGAGCGAGTGAAGACGATGCTCGAGCGCGGTCGGCGGCGCGGTGAGCGGGTGCCCGACTTGGATGACGTCATCGACGTCGTGCTCGCCCCGATCGTCTACCGGATCATCTTCGACCCAGACGACGTCCCGACGGGCCTGGCCTCACGCCTTGTCCGCCGTCTCTTCGACGACATCCCCTCCCCACATACCGACCCTGCATAACGCCCGCCCGAGGGATGCTCCACCTTCACTACGGTGGCAAATGGAGAGAGCAAATGTCTTTCCCATCCAGCCATTCAGCGCTACCATTGCTGCCGCGGGGATCCCATGCGAAGCGTCCGTCGGCCCGGCGGGGGATGCTAGTCGCGGGCATGCACTGGGGGCATACCGCATACCTGCCGCTCGGCACCCATCACCACCACTTTGCGCGAAAGCTGTGTGTCATGCGCAAGATCATCGCCACCCTGGGCGCAGCTCTCCTTGCCCTCTTCGCCTGGACCGCTCCCGCCCAGGCGTCCACTGGGGGATCCGGGAATCCCCACTTCGTCTACATCACCCCGAGCGTCTCG
Encoded proteins:
- a CDS encoding metal-sensitive transcriptional regulator; this translates as MTPVLNRLRRAQGQLAGVVRMIEEGKDCSAVVMQLAAVSKAVDRAGFAIISSGLEECFRAGNDEVDRKQLEKMFLSLA
- a CDS encoding sulfite exporter TauE/SafE family protein, with the protein product MILPALAFGVVVGGLLGLVGGGGSILAVPALVYGVGVPLAAAIPGSLVVVGASSAVAVLPRIRRGVNWRLALLIGAAGTVTAYLGAAFNRMLDQKVLLFAFAAIMVVAGVRMLRRTEAVGGACALPGGGVNWRSCLPKAVLTGAAVGFLTGLLGVGGGFLIVPALTLVLGLPMAMTVGTSLAIIVINSLAGLSAHLGGMHLDWTVIGAFAIAAMAASLVAGGFSRKVPEHFLKRGFAGLVLVVAVYVAIEATTR
- a CDS encoding DUF1254 domain-containing protein, coding for MNRLILKYAYPLTAVILVIFAWVVYQRASQGWSQIVPLGVAAVIVWVLGAPAFIYFWPRMTVSGYKRAILKNGIGGGPIPVNTLYAAPTTSSPSASVGSLLATGTSDLLYIAGWLDLSKGPQILHVPDTAGRYYSVQFTSPSDSANFAYVGKRTTGTKAGDFVLSGPRWKGRVPNGMAAIPSPSDSVLVIGRVFVASESDLPAAYALAKQIQFAPLNE
- a CDS encoding DUF1214 domain-containing protein encodes the protein MGGFLGWVVHSGVVQGVIIGATLAFLTAVVILNTTARTITTTVNGWKAIPLCGQPGNGVLVRAACAKALPAVNAFEEAAYWTTTVDGSGKTLSGRNEYVLHVPAGQFPPNDAFWSLTVTDVVGYMVQNPIGRSSIDDRSNLAKNADGSVDIHLQRSAPIGREQNWLPIPSGKFKLILRAYLPGTEILEGSYHVPQVARVP
- a CDS encoding MFS transporter; translated protein: MAEAVRETVGRKRWTRLIPVAIIVYIISFMDRTNIGFALNGLQKDLGIDAAQQGLAAGIFFIGYLTLQIPGGHLAERWSAKKFVGIMVLVWGLLAVATGFVQNFAELLAVRFLLGVAEAGIWPAILVLISHWFPAAERARAYAFWMMNIAISSIITAPLSGWIISFSDWRWLFIIEGLFPFVIAAPIWWIFISDRPRDAKWVTPEERAYIEQGLAADEASTPHREHVGIRHVFSNGAVWRLTLVYFLIQIGFYGLNIWLPKVVKTITSGSSLEVGFVTAIPYVLAMFALWYNAKAADRSGRYSTHVLLSMAVGAVALVISVATGSSIPFLAVVFISIAVAGALAYDGPFWAAASRAMPVVVAGSAMGLINAVGNLGGFVGPYVGGFLQDASGGSFLAASVFLAICLLAAGLVMLTLRRSGDRPVAKASADATGRGHSSP
- a CDS encoding MFS transporter, which translates into the protein MAASSAPSPLYPVYQGMWGFPPVVLTVIFAAYVLALLAALLVVGSLSDHLGRRPVLLAALALEAIAMLVFIGAGSAWALILARLLQGIATGAAIGTLGAYLIDLEQAVRPGLGTVFNGAGPGVGLALGAVGSSLLVAAAPGSIQLVYIVLGVLLVLQLIATALGPETTSREPGALGSLMPRVRFPRATRRSALWLLPAAVATWSLGGLILSLGPSLVRSLAGPHAVVLTGLVVAALTGTGGAVTLMLGSARPTTVLALGMGTLVAGVGGTIVALALRSAGLYFGATVLAGVGFGAGFLAVLRMLIPQAAPHERAGLLSAIYVVSYLANSVPAVAAGALAQGIGLTATAIGYSGMVIALALFVLTGSVIRSRTARSAPSVHRARQLSREG
- a CDS encoding TetR/AcrR family transcriptional regulator; the protein is MPIADPRPGGRAARVQQAVHDAVRALQADQDNDFITVPKIAALAGVAPSTIYRRWGDLGGLFADVAVARLRPDGPPDTGSVFDDLTAWAEQYIEESASPTGRKFMCDMVSGGADRASAIRGGEYARERVKTMLERGRRRGERVPDLDDVIDVVLAPIVYRIIFDPDDVPTGLASRLVRRLFDDIPSPHTDPA